A window from Drosophila kikkawai strain 14028-0561.14 chromosome 2L, DkikHiC1v2, whole genome shotgun sequence encodes these proteins:
- the LOC138927920 gene encoding uncharacterized protein: MHYDEHKIIISADKRPTGSHARQFNAPTINEVAVVIVGENVESRDIVLKRRDNGQLQRVYETHRSYDALQYPLMFCRGEDGYHFNIKMVNPTTEESVPSSIGICDDNQ, encoded by the exons atgcattatgacgaacataaaatcattatcagcgctgacaaaagacccactggtagccatgcaagacaatttaatgctcccactatcaatgaagtcgcagtggtgattgttggcgagaatgttgaatcacgcgatattgttcttaagcgtcgggataatggccaattgcagcgagtttatgagactcatcggtcttatgatgctcttcaatacccgttgatgttctgtcgtggagaagatgggtatcacttcaacataaagatggtcaatccaacgacag aggagtcagttcccagttcgattggcatttgcgatgacaatcaataa